ATTCCCCAACCCCGCTGTTTATCCCTTGGGATAATGGCATCCGGTAGTGGTAGTAATTTTGAGGCGATCGCCAAGGCCATTAAGGAGGGAAAGTTAAATGCAGTGGTGAAACTGGTGATTTACAACAACCCTAATGCTGGGGTTAGGAAACGGGCCATGGACCATGGGGTGCCCCACCGATTACTCAACCATCGGGACTACGACAGCCGGGAAGATTTGGATCAAGATATTGTTGAGCATTTTCGCCAAGCAGGGGTGGAATGGGTGATCATGGCCGGGTGGATGCGTATTGTCACTCCAGTACTATTAGATGCTTTTAGCCGTCGG
The genomic region above belongs to Synechocystis sp. PCC 6803 substr. PCC-P and contains:
- the purN gene encoding phosphoribosylglycinamide formyltransferase; amino-acid sequence: MSAMSDLSNNLSFISPPVALGNIPQPRCLSLGIMASGSGSNFEAIAKAIKEGKLNAVVKLVIYNNPNAGVRKRAMDHGVPHRLLNHRDYDSREDLDQDIVEHFRQAGVEWVIMAGWMRIVTPVLLDAFSRRVLNIHPSLLPSFRGVRAVEQALAAGVKVSGCTVHYAEATVDSGPIVAQAVVPILADDTGETLHQRIQVQEHRLFPLAIALAAQQSP